A portion of the Cyanobium sp. PCC 7001 genome contains these proteins:
- a CDS encoding bifunctional aminoglycoside phosphotransferase/ATP-binding protein: MGPNNPSQDPSQDHSQECSPDLPELIQALLRPQAYPHPVSRFQLLQTHISWVVLTGSLAYKIKKPVNFGFVDFSTLERRRRCCHEEVRLNRRLNPRLYRGVVAIGGSPAQPRIAEATDEPAASSGQAREYAVRMEQFPQEALLPAVLERGKVSGRHIDRLADALARFHGQAAQAERDGPYGTPKAVLEPVLANVTSLRRHADPGLAPRLERLQAWIQRTDRQLRSRFAARLASGRIRECHGDLHLGNLLLRREAIEVFDCLEFNPGLRWIDPISDIAFLVMDLQEHGEQALGSRLLNRWLEQSGDYRGLELWAWYVSYRALVRAKVAALAADQVSVERYIRLAERTAEPRPQGLVLCHGLSGSGKSHHSGRLLEQLGAIRLRSDVERKRLFGLWGVARADRDGPPPRQGDPYAAAVGEELFSRVLPELAETLLRAGQTVIVDATFLQRRNRQAMAAVAARAGVPLVIVSCEAPKALLEQRLRQRQRQGEDPSDADLAVLRQQERDHEPLTAEEQRHNLTIGPSSTGVADAVRERLRPRSPGSFDTGMA; this comes from the coding sequence ATGGGTCCCAACAATCCCTCCCAGGACCCCTCTCAGGACCACTCCCAGGAGTGCTCCCCTGATCTGCCGGAGCTGATTCAGGCCCTGCTCCGGCCGCAGGCCTATCCCCATCCGGTGAGCCGATTCCAGCTGCTGCAGACCCACATCTCCTGGGTGGTGCTCACCGGCAGCCTCGCCTACAAGATCAAGAAGCCGGTGAACTTCGGCTTCGTGGACTTCAGCACCCTGGAACGGCGCCGGCGCTGCTGCCATGAGGAGGTGCGGCTCAACCGGCGGCTCAACCCGCGGCTCTACCGCGGCGTGGTGGCGATCGGTGGCAGCCCGGCCCAACCCCGTATCGCCGAGGCCACGGATGAGCCGGCGGCCAGCAGCGGGCAAGCCCGGGAGTATGCGGTGCGGATGGAGCAGTTCCCCCAGGAGGCCCTGCTGCCGGCCGTGCTGGAGCGGGGCAAGGTGAGCGGCCGCCACATCGACCGGCTGGCGGATGCGCTGGCCCGCTTCCATGGCCAGGCCGCCCAGGCCGAGCGGGATGGCCCCTATGGCACCCCCAAGGCCGTGCTGGAGCCGGTGCTGGCCAACGTCACCAGCCTGCGGCGCCACGCCGATCCCGGGCTGGCTCCGCGGCTCGAGCGGCTCCAGGCCTGGATCCAGCGCACCGATCGCCAGCTGCGGAGCCGCTTCGCCGCCCGGCTGGCCAGCGGCCGGATCCGGGAATGCCACGGCGATCTCCATCTCGGCAACCTGCTGCTGCGCCGCGAGGCCATCGAGGTGTTCGACTGCCTGGAGTTCAACCCCGGGCTGCGCTGGATCGATCCGATCAGCGACATCGCCTTTCTGGTGATGGACCTGCAGGAGCACGGAGAGCAGGCCCTGGGCTCCCGGCTGCTCAACCGCTGGCTGGAGCAGAGCGGCGACTACCGCGGGCTGGAGCTCTGGGCCTGGTACGTGAGCTACCGGGCCCTGGTGCGGGCCAAGGTGGCGGCCCTGGCCGCTGACCAGGTCAGCGTGGAGCGCTACATCCGCCTGGCGGAGCGCACCGCCGAGCCCCGCCCCCAGGGTCTGGTGCTGTGCCACGGGCTGTCCGGCTCCGGCAAGTCGCACCACAGCGGCAGGCTGCTGGAGCAGCTCGGTGCCATCCGCCTGCGCTCGGATGTGGAACGCAAGCGGCTGTTCGGCCTCTGGGGCGTGGCCAGAGCGGATCGCGATGGGCCGCCGCCCCGCCAGGGGGACCCCTATGCAGCCGCGGTGGGGGAGGAGCTGTTCTCCCGGGTGCTGCCGGAACTGGCCGAAACGCTGCTGCGGGCCGGCCAGACCGTAATCGTGGATGCCACCTTCCTGCAACGCCGGAACCGCCAGGCCATGGCCGCCGTGGCCGCCAGGGCGGGGGTACCGCTGGTGATCGTCAGCTGCGAGGCGCCCAAGGCCCTGCTCGAGCAGCGGCTGCGGCAACGGCAGCGCCAGGGGGAGGACCCCTCCGATGCCGATCTGGCCGTGCTGCGGCAGCAGGAGCGCGATCACGAGCCCCTCACCGCCGAGGAACAACGCCACAACCTCACCATCGGCCCCTCCAGCACCGGAGTGGCCGATGCCGTGCGGGAGCGGCTGCGGCCCCGCTCCCCCGGGTCGTTCGACACGGGCATGGCCTAG
- a CDS encoding transglutaminase family protein produces MDEAAQRAEARLQAAGVQLTLGGEPTLVPDDPEGLEWSVAADGPTKLPMARALARAIQQRTWPGSTLLYCSGKRYEGEVNPRWALRLITGREARPIAPWPRAAEAGDPLDAAAAEDWLARLGERLGTALHPLRFEDAQNPDAAVWAVPLTCELGEWRSGRWDLAPEERRLTKAPGPAGLRLPLEHFPDDLPCQLLTLEIGGGFGAAGWDLFLPPLEREPTETLLRAISALASCPRGGTPLCQPDLSGLLPVDAAEGWEVLGLTADPGVLEVNLPVCDSWSAYRDWMVLLEEAAAAVGMRSWKRNPAGAEEGTGGGNHLLWGSRSLEDHPFFPRPAWLVGILRYFQHHPSLAYLFSGSSVGPASQAPRPDEALGDLFDLELAYRVLEASEGEQRELIGETLRHLHADRSGNNHRSEISLDKFWNPGAPAGCLGLIEFRAIESLPRTDWMAAIALLWSHMAALLLDPERRPRRLKPWGLALHDRMLLPSQLWADLETILAELAAAGLPLDPEPYRAVWDWRFPPLLHWQPQAGPGRLELRPALEPWPLISDTPREGGFTSRFVDSSLRRFEVITDPALRRSCRLLLNGRPLPLHDSEPLAVRYRASRLYPCFHPAIDPHMPLVLQLLPVQAGGAAGAAAGSGDSCLPLAQWRLETDARTFTPEPPTAVPLPLAAPWQSQPARPCSVDLRLSEP; encoded by the coding sequence ATGGATGAAGCCGCACAGCGTGCGGAGGCGCGGCTGCAGGCGGCGGGAGTGCAGCTCACCCTGGGGGGTGAACCCACCCTGGTGCCCGACGACCCCGAGGGGCTGGAGTGGTCGGTGGCGGCCGATGGCCCCACCAAGCTGCCGATGGCCCGGGCCCTGGCCCGGGCGATCCAGCAGCGCACCTGGCCCGGCAGCACCCTCCTCTATTGCAGCGGCAAGCGCTACGAGGGCGAGGTGAACCCCCGCTGGGCCCTGCGGCTGATCACCGGCCGGGAGGCCAGGCCGATTGCCCCCTGGCCGCGGGCGGCCGAGGCCGGGGATCCCCTCGATGCCGCTGCCGCCGAGGACTGGCTGGCCCGCCTGGGCGAACGGCTGGGCACGGCCCTGCACCCCCTGCGCTTCGAGGACGCCCAGAATCCGGATGCGGCGGTCTGGGCCGTGCCCCTCACCTGCGAGCTGGGGGAATGGCGCAGCGGCCGCTGGGATCTGGCCCCCGAGGAGCGCCGTCTCACCAAAGCCCCCGGTCCGGCCGGGCTGCGCCTGCCCCTGGAGCACTTCCCCGACGACCTGCCCTGCCAGCTGCTCACCCTGGAGATCGGCGGCGGCTTCGGTGCCGCCGGCTGGGACCTGTTCCTGCCTCCCCTGGAACGGGAGCCCACCGAAACCCTGCTGCGCGCCATCAGCGCCCTGGCCAGCTGCCCCCGCGGCGGCACGCCCCTGTGTCAGCCCGATCTGAGCGGACTGCTGCCGGTGGATGCGGCCGAGGGCTGGGAGGTGCTGGGCCTCACCGCCGATCCGGGCGTGCTGGAGGTGAATCTGCCGGTGTGCGACAGCTGGAGCGCCTACCGCGACTGGATGGTGCTGCTGGAGGAGGCCGCGGCGGCCGTGGGGATGCGCAGCTGGAAGCGGAACCCCGCGGGAGCCGAGGAGGGCACCGGGGGGGGCAACCACCTGCTCTGGGGCAGCCGCAGCCTCGAGGACCATCCCTTCTTCCCCAGGCCCGCCTGGCTGGTGGGGATCCTGCGCTATTTCCAGCACCATCCGAGCCTGGCCTATCTGTTCAGCGGCTCCAGCGTGGGGCCGGCCTCCCAGGCGCCACGGCCCGATGAGGCCCTGGGCGATCTGTTCGATCTGGAGCTGGCCTACCGCGTGCTGGAGGCCAGCGAGGGGGAGCAGCGTGAGCTGATCGGCGAAACGCTGCGCCACCTCCATGCCGATCGCTCCGGCAACAACCACCGCAGCGAGATCAGCCTCGACAAGTTCTGGAACCCCGGAGCGCCGGCGGGCTGCCTGGGGCTGATCGAATTCCGGGCGATCGAGTCCCTGCCCCGGACCGATTGGATGGCTGCCATTGCCCTCCTGTGGAGCCACATGGCCGCCCTGTTGCTCGATCCGGAGCGGCGCCCCCGCCGGTTGAAGCCCTGGGGGCTGGCTCTGCACGATCGGATGCTGCTGCCCAGCCAGCTCTGGGCCGACCTGGAAACGATCCTGGCGGAGCTGGCCGCCGCCGGCCTGCCCCTGGATCCCGAGCCCTACCGGGCCGTGTGGGACTGGCGCTTCCCCCCCCTGCTGCACTGGCAGCCCCAGGCCGGACCGGGGCGGCTGGAGCTGCGGCCAGCCCTCGAGCCCTGGCCCCTGATCAGCGACACGCCGCGGGAAGGGGGGTTCACCAGCCGCTTCGTCGACAGTTCCCTGCGCCGCTTCGAGGTGATCACCGACCCGGCCCTGCGCCGCAGCTGCCGGCTGCTGCTGAACGGCCGGCCGCTGCCGCTGCACGACAGCGAGCCCCTGGCGGTGCGCTACCGGGCCAGCCGCCTCTACCCCTGCTTCCACCCCGCCATCGATCCCCACATGCCCCTGGTGCTCCAACTGCTGCCGGTGCAGGCCGGGGGCGCTGCGGGTGCAGCGGCCGGGAGCGGCGACTCCTGCCTGCCCCTGGCCCAGTGGCGGCTCGAGACCGACGCCAGGACCTTCACCCCGGAGCCCCCCACGGCGGTGCCCCTTCCCCTGGCCGCCCCCTGGCAGAGCCAGCCCGCCCGGCCCTGCAGCGTGGACCTGCGGCTCAGCGAACCCTGA
- a CDS encoding TrkA family potassium uptake protein: MASSSWRPWRRRRPPSTRIRRPWRAPLALVLLVNLAAIGYRLTEGWSWADCYWMVAITISTIGYGEVQPLSPSGRVVTALLILGGVVVVQISIQGVLGLSESGYFRRLRERRFRRWLKTMQNHVILCGYGRIGREIAEQLTRERVPLLVVEMDQERRDAAEDRGLPVLVADATLDETLLEAGIHHCRSLVAALPSNAANLYVVLSARGLAPNCRLIARSDSDEAERKLRLAGADQVVSPYVSGGRMMAATALRPLAVTFMDLLAGSDCEVEEFRLSSDPQALGPLLGMSLGELQLGRRTGALVLAVQPAPLATEAMRQYRGASYVREQQTLIANPGSEHRLAPGQMLVVMGSKQQLEGVTTLLGAALSSVDHMTG; the protein is encoded by the coding sequence ATGGCCAGCTCCAGCTGGCGGCCCTGGCGCCGTCGCCGCCCCCCCTCCACGCGCATCCGCCGGCCCTGGCGGGCGCCGCTGGCCCTGGTGCTGCTCGTGAACCTGGCCGCCATCGGCTACCGCCTCACCGAGGGCTGGAGCTGGGCCGACTGCTACTGGATGGTGGCGATCACGATCAGCACGATCGGCTACGGGGAGGTGCAGCCCCTCTCCCCCTCAGGCCGGGTGGTCACGGCGCTGCTGATCCTCGGTGGCGTCGTGGTGGTGCAGATCAGCATCCAGGGGGTGCTGGGGCTGTCCGAATCGGGCTATTTCCGGCGCCTGCGCGAGCGCCGCTTCCGCCGCTGGCTCAAGACCATGCAGAACCATGTCATTCTCTGCGGCTACGGCCGCATCGGCCGTGAAATCGCCGAGCAGCTCACCCGGGAGCGGGTGCCGCTGCTGGTGGTGGAGATGGACCAGGAGCGCCGCGACGCGGCGGAGGACCGGGGCCTGCCGGTGCTGGTGGCCGATGCCACCCTCGATGAAACCCTGCTGGAGGCCGGTATCCACCATTGCCGCTCCCTGGTGGCGGCCCTGCCCAGCAATGCCGCCAACCTCTACGTGGTGCTCAGCGCCCGTGGCCTGGCCCCCAACTGCCGGCTGATCGCCCGCTCCGACAGCGACGAGGCGGAACGCAAGCTGCGCCTCGCCGGCGCCGACCAGGTGGTGAGCCCCTACGTGAGCGGTGGCCGCATGATGGCCGCCACTGCCCTGCGCCCCCTGGCGGTGACCTTCATGGATCTGCTGGCCGGCAGTGACTGCGAGGTGGAGGAGTTCCGGCTGAGCAGCGACCCCCAGGCCCTGGGGCCGCTGCTGGGCATGAGCCTGGGGGAACTGCAGCTGGGCCGCCGCACCGGAGCCCTGGTGCTGGCGGTGCAGCCCGCTCCGCTGGCCACTGAGGCGATGCGCCAGTACCGCGGTGCCAGCTACGTGCGCGAACAGCAGACCCTGATCGCCAATCCCGGCAGCGAGCATCGCCTGGCCCCGGGGCAGATGCTGGTGGTGATGGGCAGCAAGCAGCAGCTGGAGGGTGTCACCACCCTGCTGGGAGCGGCGCTGAGCAGCGTGGACCACATGACCGGCTGA
- the bchL gene encoding ferredoxin:protochlorophyllide reductase (ATP-dependent) iron-sulfur ATP-binding protein has product MTTTLRRPDGEGSLQVHQDPSVGIETGALVIAVYGKGGIGKSTTSSNLSAAFSKLGKRVLQIGCDPKHDSTFTLTKRMVPTVIDILEEVDFHSEELRPEDFVFEGFNGVQCVESGGPPAGTGCGGYVTGQTVKLLKEHHLLEDTDVVIFDVLGDVVCGGFAAPLQHAHYCLIVTANDFDSIFAMNRIIAAIQAKAKNYKVRLGGVVANRSKDTDQIDRFNDRVGMRTMAHFPDLDAIRRSRLKKCTIFEMEASPEVEAVQQEYLRLAQAMLENVRPLEAESLKDREIFDLLGFD; this is encoded by the coding sequence ATGACCACCACCCTGCGCCGCCCCGACGGAGAAGGCAGCCTCCAGGTCCACCAGGATCCGAGTGTCGGCATCGAGACCGGCGCCCTCGTGATCGCCGTCTACGGCAAGGGGGGCATCGGCAAATCCACCACCTCCTCCAATCTCTCGGCCGCCTTCTCCAAGCTGGGCAAGCGGGTGCTGCAGATCGGCTGTGACCCCAAGCACGATTCCACCTTCACGCTCACCAAGCGGATGGTGCCCACCGTGATCGACATCCTCGAGGAGGTGGACTTCCACAGCGAGGAACTGCGGCCGGAAGACTTCGTGTTCGAGGGCTTCAACGGGGTGCAGTGCGTGGAATCGGGCGGTCCGCCGGCCGGCACGGGCTGCGGCGGCTACGTGACCGGCCAGACGGTGAAGCTGCTCAAGGAGCACCACCTGCTGGAGGACACCGACGTGGTGATCTTCGATGTGCTGGGCGATGTGGTGTGTGGCGGCTTCGCGGCGCCGCTGCAGCACGCCCACTACTGCCTGATCGTGACGGCGAACGACTTCGACTCGATCTTCGCCATGAACCGGATCATCGCCGCCATCCAGGCGAAGGCGAAGAACTACAAGGTGCGGCTCGGTGGCGTGGTGGCCAACCGCAGCAAGGACACCGACCAGATCGACCGCTTCAACGACCGGGTGGGGATGCGCACCATGGCCCACTTCCCCGACCTCGACGCCATCCGCCGCTCGCGGCTGAAGAAGTGCACCATCTTCGAGATGGAGGCCAGCCCGGAAGTGGAAGCCGTGCAGCAGGAATACCTGCGGCTGGCCCAGGCCATGCTGGAGAACGTGCGGCCCCTGGAGGCCGAATCGCTCAAGGATCGCGAGATCTTCGATCTGCTCGGCTTCGACTGA
- a CDS encoding DUF389 domain-containing protein encodes MSSVLSTSVLNRQFRTDARLDQEYLVLTTASGLIATLGLLANSTAVVIGAMLIAPWILPLRATAFAILRGNLPLVGRGLLTLSIGVLTTVAISALLGAVVALPVFGSEVLGRTAPNVLDLAIAIVAGAIATYAKVRVKAIGSLAGTAIAVALVPPVCVFGLLIAAGEWQMARGAGLLFAANLLGILSGALVMLGIARPELRQKLFTSKLGYISLLFTGLLLIPLSTSFLALTANARRQAALDRVEQDIAESLRKETITLGQDAELVGISIDWGQNPPLIRASVRVSKPNLPTPRQVADVQDFINSRQPYRYRLLVQRTSIDVIGPETPPNPESVVVSPETLAPREATPFVPSVPPLPEGKAPGTMGSDGQVRKQTPKPAPSAKETPEPQPPRAD; translated from the coding sequence ATGTCGTCCGTTCTCTCGACCAGCGTTCTGAACCGGCAGTTCCGGACCGACGCCCGGCTCGATCAGGAATACCTGGTGCTCACCACCGCTTCGGGTCTGATCGCCACCCTGGGGCTGCTCGCCAACAGCACGGCGGTGGTGATCGGAGCGATGCTGATCGCGCCGTGGATCCTGCCGTTGCGGGCCACCGCCTTCGCGATCCTGCGGGGCAACCTCCCCCTGGTGGGTCGTGGCCTGCTCACACTCAGCATCGGCGTGCTCACCACGGTGGCGATCTCGGCGCTGCTGGGTGCTGTGGTGGCCCTGCCGGTGTTCGGCTCGGAGGTGCTGGGACGTACCGCGCCCAATGTGCTGGATCTGGCGATCGCCATCGTGGCCGGGGCGATCGCCACCTACGCCAAGGTGCGGGTGAAGGCGATCGGCTCGTTGGCCGGCACCGCGATCGCGGTGGCGCTGGTGCCGCCGGTGTGCGTGTTCGGCCTGCTGATCGCGGCCGGGGAGTGGCAGATGGCGCGGGGGGCCGGCCTGCTGTTCGCCGCCAACCTGCTCGGCATCCTCAGCGGCGCCCTGGTGATGCTGGGGATCGCCCGACCGGAGCTGCGCCAGAAGCTGTTCACCAGCAAGCTCGGCTACATCAGCCTGCTGTTCACCGGTCTGCTGCTGATCCCGCTCAGCACCAGTTTCCTGGCACTCACGGCCAATGCCCGCCGCCAGGCGGCCCTGGATCGGGTGGAGCAGGACATCGCCGAGAGCCTGCGCAAGGAGACCATCACCCTGGGCCAGGACGCCGAGCTGGTGGGGATCAGCATCGACTGGGGCCAGAACCCCCCCCTGATCCGGGCCTCGGTGCGGGTGAGCAAGCCCAACCTGCCCACTCCCCGGCAGGTGGCGGACGTGCAGGACTTCATCAACTCCCGCCAGCCCTACCGCTACCGGCTGCTGGTGCAGCGCACCTCCATCGATGTGATCGGCCCGGAGACCCCGCCCAACCCGGAGTCAGTGGTGGTGTCGCCGGAGACCCTCGCCCCCAGGGAGGCCACACCGTTCGTGCCCTCCGTTCCGCCCCTCCCCGAGGGCAAGGCACCCGGCACGATGGGATCCGATGGCCAGGTGCGCAAGCAGACGCCGAAGCCGGCCCCTTCCGCCAAGGAAACTCCGGAGCCCCAACCCCCTCGGGCGGACTAG
- a CDS encoding potassium channel family protein, translating into MTRHRLRRLHRTYKVLLAACLLLLACFTLPPPWYGISSVGYLLLGLVMVRGLGDPVDQLQFGTVPRRLFKLLGWGTVIMGLIWFLTPLQLRHSGVPVLILWALFSNWSAIRLIRGLAQERQVSMDVLRGSLAGYLMLGLAGGLICAALETTNPGSFSNVDFAGSIPATEAEVYPVWSLNFVRLNYFSFVSLTTAGYGDITPLTPMAQMVSVGLAVVGTFYIAAVMGLLISRLSTVQQQGQPQPSDRPSQSAPGRHTEPGTTTERES; encoded by the coding sequence ATGACCCGCCATCGCCTCCGCAGACTCCACCGCACCTACAAGGTGCTGCTGGCGGCCTGCCTGCTGTTGCTGGCCTGCTTCACCCTGCCGCCTCCCTGGTACGGGATCTCCAGCGTGGGGTACCTGCTGCTGGGGCTGGTGATGGTGCGGGGCCTGGGCGATCCCGTGGATCAGCTGCAGTTCGGCACCGTGCCCCGCCGGCTGTTCAAGCTGCTCGGCTGGGGCACGGTGATCATGGGACTGATCTGGTTCCTCACCCCGCTGCAGCTGCGCCACTCCGGCGTGCCCGTGCTGATTCTCTGGGCCCTGTTCAGCAACTGGAGCGCGATCCGGCTGATCCGGGGCCTGGCCCAGGAACGGCAGGTGAGCATGGATGTGCTGAGGGGCTCCCTGGCGGGCTACCTGATGCTGGGACTGGCCGGTGGACTGATCTGCGCCGCCCTCGAGACCACCAACCCGGGCAGCTTCAGCAACGTGGACTTCGCCGGCTCCATCCCCGCCACCGAGGCCGAGGTGTACCCGGTGTGGAGCCTGAATTTCGTGCGGCTCAACTATTTCTCGTTCGTGAGTCTCACCACGGCGGGCTATGGCGACATCACCCCGCTCACGCCGATGGCGCAGATGGTGAGCGTGGGCCTGGCCGTGGTGGGCACCTTCTACATCGCGGCCGTGATGGGCCTGCTGATCAGCCGCCTCTCCACCGTCCAGCAGCAGGGCCAGCCCCAGCCGAGCGACAGGCCTTCCCAATCCGCTCCAGGGCGGCACACGGAGCCAGGGACAACGACAGAGAGAGAGTCCTAG
- a CDS encoding ferredoxin:protochlorophyllide reductase (ATP-dependent) subunit B — protein sequence MELTLWTYEGPPHVGALRIAASMQGVHYVLHAPQGDTYADLLFTMIERRDRRPPVTYTTFQARDLGGDTAELVKRTISEAVERFQPEALLVGESCTAELIQDQPGALAAGMDLGGIPMVSLDLPAYSKKENWGAAETFYQLVRQLLKDQLPAPGTPAPSPTRWREEGRRPRVNLLGPSLLGFRCRDDVREVSRLLGAEGIDVSVVAPLEARPGELLRIPTADANVCLYPEVAGPVCSWLERRFGQPVVRTVPIGVGATRAFLAELRQVLGMDEPVDTGEQAGTQPLQGGHELRSRLPWYSRSVDSTYLTGKRVFIFADATHAIAAARVASQELGFQVVGLGSYSRELAREVRAAARELGLEALITDDYLQVERAMAEAMPELVLGTQMERHSAKRLGIPCAVISAPLHVQDVPARHAPQMGWEGANELFDSWVHPLMMGLEEHLIGMFRHDFEFVEGHRSHLGGSPPGGSAPVGSQPAEVADSPQEEPAAPGSTTGPSWDPSGEAELAKIPFFVRGKVRRNTETYAREHGLARIDSEALYAAKAHFSA from the coding sequence ATGGAACTCACCCTCTGGACCTACGAAGGCCCGCCCCATGTGGGGGCCCTGCGGATCGCCGCCTCGATGCAGGGTGTGCACTACGTGCTGCACGCTCCCCAGGGCGACACCTACGCCGATCTGCTGTTCACCATGATCGAGCGGCGCGACCGGCGGCCGCCCGTCACCTACACCACCTTCCAGGCCCGGGATCTGGGCGGCGACACGGCGGAGCTGGTGAAGCGCACGATCAGCGAGGCCGTGGAGCGGTTCCAGCCCGAGGCGCTGCTGGTGGGTGAGAGCTGCACCGCCGAGCTGATCCAGGACCAGCCCGGCGCCCTGGCGGCCGGCATGGACCTGGGCGGCATCCCGATGGTGAGCCTGGACCTGCCCGCCTATTCCAAGAAGGAGAACTGGGGGGCGGCCGAAACCTTCTATCAACTGGTGCGCCAGCTCCTCAAAGACCAGCTGCCCGCCCCGGGCACACCGGCACCCTCGCCCACGCGCTGGCGGGAGGAAGGGCGGAGGCCCCGGGTCAACCTGCTGGGGCCCAGTCTGCTGGGCTTCCGCTGCCGCGACGACGTGCGCGAGGTGAGCCGGCTGCTGGGCGCCGAGGGCATCGACGTGAGCGTGGTGGCGCCCCTCGAGGCCCGCCCGGGCGAACTGCTCCGCATCCCGACGGCCGACGCCAACGTGTGCCTCTACCCCGAGGTGGCCGGGCCGGTGTGCAGCTGGCTGGAGCGGCGCTTCGGCCAGCCCGTGGTGCGCACGGTGCCGATCGGCGTGGGCGCCACCCGGGCCTTCCTGGCCGAGCTGCGCCAGGTGCTGGGCATGGATGAACCCGTGGATACGGGCGAACAGGCCGGCACACAGCCGCTGCAGGGCGGGCACGAGCTCCGCAGCCGCCTGCCCTGGTATTCCCGATCGGTGGACTCCACCTACCTCACCGGCAAGCGGGTGTTCATCTTCGCCGACGCCACCCACGCCATCGCCGCCGCCCGGGTGGCCAGCCAGGAGCTGGGTTTCCAGGTGGTGGGCCTGGGCAGCTACAGCCGCGAGCTGGCCCGCGAGGTGCGGGCCGCCGCGCGGGAGCTGGGCCTCGAGGCCCTGATCACCGACGACTACCTCCAGGTGGAGCGGGCCATGGCCGAGGCCATGCCCGAGCTGGTGCTCGGCACCCAGATGGAACGCCACAGCGCCAAACGGCTGGGCATCCCCTGCGCCGTGATCAGCGCGCCGCTGCACGTGCAGGACGTGCCGGCCCGCCATGCCCCCCAGATGGGCTGGGAGGGTGCCAACGAGCTCTTCGACAGCTGGGTGCACCCGCTGATGATGGGCCTGGAGGAACACCTGATCGGCATGTTCCGCCACGACTTCGAATTCGTGGAGGGCCACCGCAGCCACCTGGGCGGCAGCCCGCCTGGAGGCAGCGCGCCGGTGGGAAGCCAGCCGGCCGAGGTGGCCGACTCACCCCAGGAGGAGCCAGCGGCGCCGGGCTCGACCACGGGTCCCAGCTGGGATCCGAGCGGCGAGGCGGAGCTGGCGAAGATTCCTTTCTTCGTGCGGGGCAAGGTGCGGCGCAACACCGAGACCTACGCCCGTGAGCATGGCCTCGCCCGGATCGACAGCGAGGCCCTCTACGCCGCCAAGGCCCACTTCTCGGCCTGA
- a CDS encoding ferredoxin:protochlorophyllide reductase (ATP-dependent) subunit N, with translation MGGSTSVASATASEVRQEAREESREAALPLRKESGQREVFCGLTSIVWLHRRMPDAFFLVVGSRTCAHLIQSAAGVMIFAEPRFGTAILGERDLAGLADANEELDRLVADLLARRPEIRTLFLVGSCPSEVIKLDLAKAAERLNTRLAGQVRVLNYSGSGIETTFTQGEDQALLAMVPLMPGAPRESADAPASELLIVGTLADAVEDRLVSLFGRMGIERVRSLPPRSSRDLPAVGPGTRLLLAQPFLSATARALMARGARLIAAPYPLGVEGSAAWMRAAAEAFAIPQAQSAAVLEPLIERGRRAVEPHRRILEGKRLFLLPDSQLELSLARFLQRECGMELVEVGTPYLDRALLAEEMALLPPGTQLNEGQHVDNQLDRVRAARPDLVVCGLGLANPLEAEGIATKWSIELVFSPIHGCDQAGDLAELFSRPLRRRNLLRFS, from the coding sequence ATGGGTGGATCGACTTCGGTGGCTTCGGCCACCGCGTCAGAGGTGCGGCAGGAGGCGCGCGAGGAGAGCCGGGAGGCAGCGCTGCCTCTGCGCAAGGAGAGCGGCCAGCGCGAGGTGTTCTGCGGCCTCACCTCGATCGTGTGGCTGCACCGGCGCATGCCCGACGCCTTCTTCCTGGTGGTGGGCTCGCGCACCTGCGCGCACCTGATCCAGAGCGCCGCCGGGGTGATGATCTTCGCCGAACCGCGCTTCGGCACCGCGATCCTGGGGGAGAGGGATCTGGCCGGGCTGGCCGATGCCAACGAGGAGCTCGACCGCCTGGTGGCCGACCTGCTGGCGCGCCGCCCCGAGATCCGCACCCTGTTCCTGGTGGGCTCCTGTCCCAGCGAGGTGATCAAGCTCGATCTGGCCAAGGCGGCCGAGCGTCTCAACACCCGCCTGGCGGGCCAGGTGCGGGTGCTCAACTACAGCGGCAGCGGCATCGAGACCACCTTCACCCAGGGCGAGGACCAGGCCCTGCTGGCGATGGTGCCGTTGATGCCGGGCGCGCCGCGGGAGTCAGCCGATGCCCCGGCTTCGGAGCTGCTGATCGTGGGCACCCTGGCCGATGCGGTGGAGGATCGCCTGGTGAGCCTGTTCGGCCGCATGGGCATCGAGCGGGTGCGCAGCCTGCCGCCCCGCAGCTCCCGCGACCTGCCGGCCGTGGGGCCCGGCACCCGGCTGCTGCTGGCCCAGCCGTTCCTCTCGGCGACGGCCCGGGCCCTGATGGCCCGCGGCGCCCGGCTGATCGCCGCCCCCTACCCCCTCGGGGTGGAGGGAAGCGCCGCCTGGATGCGCGCCGCCGCTGAGGCGTTCGCCATTCCACAGGCCCAGAGCGCCGCGGTGCTCGAGCCCCTGATCGAGCGCGGCCGGCGGGCCGTGGAGCCCCACCGCCGGATCCTGGAGGGCAAGCGCCTGTTCCTCCTGCCCGATTCCCAGCTCGAGCTCTCCCTGGCCCGCTTCCTGCAGCGTGAATGCGGCATGGAGCTGGTGGAGGTGGGCACCCCCTACCTCGACCGTGCTCTGCTGGCCGAGGAGATGGCCCTGCTGCCCCCCGGCACCCAGCTGAACGAAGGCCAGCACGTGGACAACCAGCTCGATCGGGTGCGGGCCGCCCGGCCGGATCTGGTGGTGTGCGGCCTGGGGCTGGCCAATCCGCTCGAAGCCGAAGGGATCGCCACCAAGTGGTCGATCGAGCTGGTGTTCAGCCCGATCCACGGCTGCGACCAGGCCGGCGATCTGGCCGAACTGTTCTCCCGACCCCTGCGTCGCCGCAATCTGCTGCGCTTCTCCTGA